Genomic DNA from Helicobacter pylori NQ4053:
ACCTCATTTTTAGCGTTGAAAACTTTTAGAATGAGGGCGTTTTGGTGTCTGGCTAAAGGTTTGTTGTCAAAAATCAAATCTTTAGAATAATCAAATTGAATGTTGCGTTGGTTAGCGAGTTTTAAAACTTTATTCTCAAACGCTTCATGCAATAAGGCTTTTTTGGTTGTTATATCTAATTCGTTAGCATAAATACCATGCAAGCCAATTAAAACCGCCTCATCGCTCAAATGCCCTTTACCGGTTAAAGCCAATGAGCCATGCAAGGTGATTTGAACGCGTTCAACCTGCTCTAAAACGCCTTTTAACGACTCGCAAAATCTCGCCCCAGCTTCCATAGGCCCTATGGTGTGTGAAGAGCTAGGCCCAACGCCGATTTTAAAAATGGATAAAATAGAAAAACTAGCCATTAAAATAGTCCTAAAAACACGCTCAAAGCCGTCAAGCTCCCAAAGACAAACACAAAAATATCCACTTTGAAGTTTCTAAAACGCTTCAAACTAGAAACGCTATAAAAAGCTATCATGGGCATCACAAACAGAATGAGCGCGATAATGGGGCCGCCTAAATTTTCAATAAAATCCAAGATATTGGGGTTGATATAAGCCACCAGCGTGATAGTCAGCCATAAAAAAATCGTTACGCTCACGCTCAGGGTTTTAGAAGCTTTTTTCAACTTTAAACTTTGAATGATAATGCCTTCTAAACCTTCCTTAGCCCCATAATAATGCCCAAAAAAAGATGAAAAAATCGCTAAAAAAGCCACCACAGGCCCCGCATAATTGATTAAAGGGTTGTTTAGAGTGTTAGCAAAATAGCTTAAAATGGGGATATTTTGTTCCCTTGCTTTCACAAAATCATCAGCACTCAAGCACATGACGCACGAAAACACAAAAAACATCACAAACCCTAAAAGCATCAGCGATGTCCCTAATTCAATTTGATTGAGTTTATACTCTTTGAAAGCGCCGTATTCTTTTCCCACGTTTTGAGTGAAGGTTGAAATAATGGGGCTATGGTTGAATGAAAACACAAGCACCGGTAAGGTTAGCCAAATCGCTAACACAAATTCTTTAAAACTCGGCACCACAAAAAGATTAGCACCTTGCCAATAAGGGATAAGATACAAAGAAAAAAGCAATAAAATCAAGCATAAAGGATACACTAAAGCGTTACAAATGTGCGTCACAATCGTAGTGTTAAAAACCATCACCAACATCATTAAAGAGACTAATACCACAGCCAGTAAGCCCCGATGCAAAGGCGCTAAATGCAACTGGTTAGTGAAAAAGTTATCAAACACGTTAGTGATGCCCACCCCATAAGCCAAACAGATAGGATAAATCGCCAAGAAATAAAGCAAAGTGATAAGAAAACCCCATTGAGGGCCAAAATGAGAGCGAACGACCATGGTAATGTCTTCTTTATCTTTAGATCCTATGAAATAAGCTAAAGCTCTATGCCCCAGATAAGTTAAAGGGAAGATGATCGCGCTCATCACCATAATAGCCCATACCCCATGCCCACCGGCTCTAATAGGCAAAAATAAAATCCCAGCCCCCACCGCCGTGCCAAATAAGGACGCCATCCAACGCAAATCAAACAAATTGAGTTTTTTAGGATCTCTTAGAACCGCTTTTTCTTGTGCCATGCTATTAAACCGCCCTTGTATCGTGTTAAAGAGCTTTCATTGTAGCATAAAGCTTTTTATGATTGGGGTTTTTTGAGATTAAGGGGTGGTTTTGGGTGTGCATTTATTTTCTAAAATCCACGATTTAACCCGCACAAGCTATAATAACGCTTAAAAAAAGATTAATAAAGGATTATAGAAATGTCAAACACAACTTGGTCGCCCACTTCATGGCATTCTTTTAAGATAGAGCAACACCCCACTTACAAAGACAAGCAAGAATTAGAAAGGGTCAAAAAAGAATTGCACTCCTATCCTCCTTTAGTGTTTGCTGGCGAAGCGAGGAACTTGCAAGAGCGCTTAGCCCAAGCCATTGACAATAAGGCGTTTTTGTTGCAAGGGGGCGATTGCGCGGAGTCGTTTTCTCAATTTAGCGCTAACCGGATTAGAGACATGTTTAAAGTGGTGATGCAAATGGCGATTGTCTTAACTTTTGCTGGCTCTATACCGATCGTGAAAGTGGGGCGCATTGCCGGGCAATTTGCCAAGCCTCGCTCCAATGCGACTGAAATACTGGATAATGAAGAAGTGTTGAGTTACAGAGGGGATATTATCAATGGGATTTCCAAAAAAGAAAGAGAGCCAAAGCCTGAAAGAATGCTTAAAGCCTACCATCAAAGCGTAGCGACTTTAAACCTTATCAGAGCTTTTGCCCAAGGCGGGTTAGCGGATTTAGAACAAGTGCATCGTTTCAATTTGGATTTTGTCAAAAACAACGACTTTGGGCAAAAATACCAGCAAATCGCTGACCGGATCACGCAAGCTTTAGGGTTTATGCGAGCATGCGGAGTGGAGATAGAGCGAACGCCTATTCTTAGGGAAGTGGAATTTTACACCAGCCACGAAGCGTTACTGCTCCATTATGAAGAGCCTTTGGTGCGTAAGGATAGTTTGACTAACCAGTTTTATGATTGCTCCGCGCACATGCTGTGGATTGGCGAAAGGACAAGAGACCCTAGGGGCGCGCATGTGGAGTTTTTAAGGGGGGTTTGTAACCCTATTGGCGTGAAAATCGGGCCTAATGCGAGTATAAGCGAAGTGTTAGAATTGTGCGATGTTTTAAACCCGCACAACCTTAAAGGGCGTTTGAATTTGATCGTGCGCATGGGTTCTAAGATGATTAAAGAGCGTTTGCCTAAGCTTTTACAAGGGGTGTTGAAAGAAAAACGCCATATTTTATGGAGCATTGATCCCATGCATGGCAACACGGTTAAAACCAGTTTGGGGGTTAAAACAAGGGCTTTTGATAGCGTGTTAGATGAAGTGAAAAGCTTTTTTGAAATCCATAGGGCTGAAGGGAGTTTGGCTTCAGGGGTTCATTTGGAAATGACGGGTGAAAATGTTACAGAATGTATCGGTGGCTCGCAAGCGATCACTGAAGAGGGTTTGAGCTGCCATTACTATACGCAATGCGATCCAAGACTAAACGCCACTCAAGCCCTAGAGCTCGCTTTTTTAATCGCTGACATGCTTAAAAAACAACGATCTTAGTTAAAAAGAGATTAATCTTTTTTTAACTCTTTTTCTTTATAATTATCGTAAGCATTTTAATATTCAAAGGAGCTTGAAATGAGAATTTCTCTTTTAGCTGTAATTTTAGCGTTATTGTTTGTGGCTTGCCACGAAACTAAAAAACAAATCTTACAAAACGAAGCCGATAGCACCCCTTCAGAAAAAACCATTTGGCAACCTGAACAAAAATAAAAATTGTAAAAATACTCAAAAGCGTTTTTAAAATAACACAATCAAAAAGCTAGCGAGTGGTGGTTTTTTGTAGTGCGATCTTAGGTTGTAGGGGGAATGATTTCAAAACACTCCCTATCCCTTATGAAGTTTTACATCAAACTAAAACGGAATTTAAAAAACAAGTTTTTAAAAAAAAATAAGAGAATGGCTAAAAAGCCTCAAATTAAAGTGGGCGAAAGCTAGAGAGTTAAACTACAAACTCTCTAAAACCTTTTGAGCATGCCCTTTCGCTTTGACATTGTAGAAGCATTTTTCTAAAACGCCTTGCGTGTTGATAATGAAAGTGGAGCGGATAATCCCCAAATGCTCCTTCCCATAAAGCATGCGTTTGCCATAAGCTTTGTAAAGATTGGCGGCTTTTTTATCTTCATCGCAGAGCAAAATCACATTCAAAGAGCATTGGCTGATAAATTTTTGATGCGATTGCGCGTTATCAGGGCTTACGCCTACGACAACAGCGTTTTTCTTTTCAAATTCACTAAACAGAGTGCTAAAGTCTTTGGCTTCTAAAGTGCATCCGGGGGTGTTGTCTTTAGGGTAGAAATACAATACCACTTTTTTATGGAGCAAATCTTTTAAAGAAATTTCCACGCCATCGCTGTTTTTCAATTTAAAATCAGGGGCTAATTGCCCTACTTCTAATTTTTCCATTCTTATCCTTTAATAGAAAATGACAGCGACTTTTTGAGGCCCATGCACCCCAAAAACGGTTTTTAATTCAATATCGGCTGTCCGGCTAGGCCCGCCAATAAGGAGCATGTTTGTGGGCAATACGCCGTTTTGGCTTTGATTTTTTAAAGCTTGCACGCCTTCGCTTAAATTGCGCACAATGGATTCTTTTTTCAATAAAATGATGCAATTAAGGGTGATGAGCGAAAGCAATCGTGGGCTTGCATGCGAAGAAACCGCCCCAATCATGCCCAAGCTTGAAATCCCACAAACCCCATGCAATAAAGCCGTATCAATCTCAAACAATTCTTCACGCATCGCTTCAATTTCTTTGTCATAGGGCTGTAAAGTGAAATCCTTAAACGCTTCAAAATTCAAATTTAAATCCGTAGAGTGTAAGACTTTTTTGCTTTGAAAATTTTCTAAAGCCTTTAAAATGGCTTGTTCTAAATTTTCTTTAGCGCTTTCAATGACTTCAGCTTTATTCAACACCTGGAAATGCTTGTATTCTTCCACCAAGTCTTCAAACTCCACTTTAATGATATTTCTATAAACAGGGTTTGCTCCCTGAATGGCATGCTTGGCTCTGGCTTCTTTAATGCGCTTTAAAATAAGCTCTTTACTCATAAATCACCCCTTCTAAGTGTTGGACTTTGGCATGCAAACTCGTGTCCATATTGGGTAAGGTCCTAACACTCGCCCACTCTTTGACTAAAGGCAGTATGGGGGCTAAAAGCTTGCCTAAAGGCGAGAAAAATTGAGCCATTTTCAATTGGAAACGCCACTTAGCCCCATCGCTTGCCATTTTGGCAAACATTTTCATAGAGAATTTTTCCATCCCGCTGTGTTGGGTACTTTTAGCCCCCTTAACTACGCCTCTGCCCTCGCCCACTTTATCGGCTCGTAAATCTCTAATGAGTTCTGCTAAAGGGATTTCTACAGGGCATACTTCAGTGCAACGCCCGCAAAGGCTGCACAAATTAGGGATATGCCCGTAATTATTCAAGCCAAAGAGTTGGGGGGATACCACCACGCCTATAGGGCCAGGATAAGTGGAAAGATAGGCATGCCCACCGATTTTATCATACACAGGGCAGTGGTTCAAACAAGTTCCGCAACGGATGCATGAAAGAGCACGGTAATACTTTTCATCAGCCAAAATATTGGAGCGGTTGTTGTCTAATAAAATGATGTGGGCTTCTTTAGGGCCGTCTAAATCGCCCTCTTTTCTGGGGCCTGTGATAATGTTTTGATAGCAAGTGATAGGCACACCCACAGCGCTTGGGGCGAGCAAATTGTTTAAAATCGCCGCATCATCAAAGCTTTCTACTAATTTTTCAATCCCACAAATTGCGACATGCACATCGCATGCGGTGGTGCTCATTCTCCCATTACCCTCATTTTCCACTAACCAGATCGCTCCCTCATTAGCGATAGCGAAATTAACCCCACTGATCCCCATTTTAAAGCTTTCAAATTCTTTGCGCATGTGTTTTCTGGCGATCGCATTGAGCTTTTCAGGCTCTTCTTCATAAGCGGCGTTGAGTTTTTCTTCAAAAATCTTACCGATTTGCTTGCGGTTTTTATGGATAGCTGGCACGACGATATGCACAGGGTGTTCATTGATGAGTTGGATAATCAATTCGCCCAGATCCGTTTCTTGCGCTTGAATGCCCTTTTCTTTCAAGTAATGGTTCAAGCCAATTTCTTCGCTCGCCATGGATTTTTGTTTTAAAATGCGATTGATATTCTTTTCTTTAGCGAGGTTGTAAATGATTTCATTGGCTTCATCGCCGTCTTTAGCGTAATGGATTTTAAAGCCGTTTTGAGTGGCGTTTTTTTCAAACAATTCCAAATATTCATCAAGCCTGGATAGAATTTTAAGCTTGACTTCTTTGCCCAATTCCCTTAAATTTTCCCATTCGCTGTAACGATTTTTAATCAGATTCTTACGATTAGCCCTTAAGGTATCCATTGCCGAACGCAAATTTTCCCTTAATTGCATATCGCCTAATTGGTCGGTGATGATTTCTTCGTATTCTTGGTCGCTATGATATTTTTCCATGATCATTCCTTAAAATAATTCTTTAACGTTAAAGCCCAAGCCTTGAGGCTAAAAAGTCATAAAAATGCATGGGTTTTGTCAAAGAGCCCATTTTTTGCATAGCGGTGCTGATATTCATCAAACACCCAGCATCCGCTGAAACAATCACATCCACATGACGGCTCTCTATATCTTTAATCTTTTCTTTAACCATAACCGCTGAAATTTCAGGTTCTTTAACCGAAAAAGTCCCCCCAAACCCGCAGCATTCTTCTTCTTTTTCCAATTCAATGAGTTCCACGTTTTTAAGCTGTCTGATGAGGTTTTTCGCCGAGTCAATCACTTTAGCCACCCTTAAGGCATGGCAATTAGAATGCCATGTGATTTTAAGGGGTTCGCCCTTATCTTCATACTTGACTTGCAATTTTTTATCCAAAAATTCGCTCAATTCATACACCCTAGAGCAAAAATCTTTAACCATGTTGAATTCCGCATGCCCTTCAAACAATTCCAAATAATCATGCCGCATCATCCCTGTGCATGAACCGCTAGGCAAGATAATAGGGTAGTCGTTATTGGAATAAAGCTTGATATTGTATAAAACGACTTTTTTTGTCTCTTCATAATACCCTGAGTTGTAGCTTGGCTGGCCGCAACATGTCTGGTCTTTTTTAAAAACCACTTCCAAATTTTCCTTGCGGAGTAATTTGATAGCGTTAAGCGATGCGTTGCTATAAATGGCTGCTCCTAGACAAGTAGCAAAGAAATTGACTTTCAAAGAAGGCTCCTTAAAATTCCAAATTAAGAGTTTCAAACACAATATAATACTCAAAATTAGTAAGATTGTAACCACAAGTTGATAAACCCACTCGCTCAAATATTGTTACTAAAATAAACCACAAACCCATTAAATTTGACTTAATATTAAATGCTACTTAAAATTAGTTTTTTCTTTTAAGTAAGATAAAAAATACTTTTAATTATTCAAGGAAAATTTATGGAATTTTATCAAGTCTATGACCCATTAGGCCATATTTGGTTGAGCGCTTTAGTCGCACTTTCGCCTATTGCGCTCTTTTTTATTTCTCTTATTGTCTTTAAACTTAAGGGGTATAGCGCTGGGTTTTTAAGCTTATTGCTTTCAATCCTTATTGCGTTATTTGTGTATAAAATGCCCGCTCAAATGGTGAGCGCGAGTTTTTTCTATGGCTTTCTTTATGGCTTGTGGCCGATCGCATGGATTGTGATCGCTGCGATTTTTCTTTACAACCTTTCAGTGAAATCCGGGTATTTTGAGATTTTAAAAGAAAGCATTTTAACCCTAACTCCGGATCACCGGATTTTAGTGATTTTGATCGGGTTTTGTTTTGGCTCGTTTTTAGAAGGAGCGATTGGTTTTGGAGGCCCGGTAGCTATCACAGCGGCGATTTTAGTCGGCCTTGGGCTAAACCCCTTATACGCTGCCGGGTTGTGCCTGATCGCTAACACCGCTCCTGTAGCTTTTGGCGCGGTGGGTATTCCTATTACGGCAATGGCTAGCGTGGTGGGTATTCCTGAATTAGAGATTTCTCAAATGGTAGGCAGGGTGTTACCCATTTTTTCCATTGGTATTCCTTTTTTCATCGTGTTTTTAATGGATGGTTTTAGAGGGATTAGAGAGACTTTTCCTGCAGTGGCCGTTACCGGGTTTAGTTTCGCTATTGCGCAATTTTTAAGCTCTAATTATCTAGGGCCGCAGCTTCCGGATATTATTTCAGCTTTAGTGTCATTGATTGCTACCACTTTGTTTTTAAAATTCTGGCAGCCCAAGCGCATTTTCACCAGCAATGGCAAAGAGCCCACGATGAACACAGAAAAACACCATATTTGTAAGGTGGTTGTGGCGTGGATGCCTTTTGTGTTGCTCACCATTACGATCATCATATGGACGCAACCCTGGTTTAAAGCGCTCTTTAAAGAAGGCGGGGCTTTGGCGTTTTCTAGCTTTGCGTTTGAATTTAATTCTATCAGTCAAAAGATTTTCAAAACCGTTCCCATTGTTACTGAAGCGACCAATTTTCCTGTCGTGTTCAAACTCCCTTTGATTTTAACGACAGGCACTTCCATTTTTTTAGCCGCCCTTTTAAGCGTGTTTTTGTTGCGCGTGAAAATCAGCGATGCGATAGGAGTGTTTGGGGCCACTTTAAAAGAAATGCGTTTGCCGATTTTAACCATTGGCGTGGTTTTAGCGTTCGCGTATGTGGCTAATTATAGCGGCATGAGTGCTACGCTCGCTTTAGCGTTAGCGGATACCGGGCATGTTTTCACTTTCTTTTCGCCTGTGGTAGGCTGGCTTGGGGTGTTTTTAACCGGAAGCGATACGAGTTCTAATCTTTTATTTGGATCTTTACAAATGCTCATCGCTACACAGCTTGGCTTGCCTGAAGTGCTTTTTTTAGCGGCCAACACTTCAGGGGGCGTTGTGGGCAAAATGATAAGCCCTCAAAGTATCGCTATCGCTTGTGCGGCGGTGGGGTTAGTGGGGAAAGAGAGCGAATTGTTCAGATTTACGGTAAAATACTCCGTCGCTTTGGCGATCATTATGGGGATTGTCTTCACTCTTATTGCTTATGTCTTCCCCTTTATTATCCCCATCATTCCTAAATAAGGGGGTTTTTAAAGAGAACTAGCGCTAAGAGAATATTTTTAAAAAGGGATTTTTTAGTGCTAGAATTTCATCAAATTTATGACCCTTTGGGTAATATTTGGCTGAGCGCTCTTGTGGCCTTATTGCCGATTTTGTTATTTTTCTTATCTTTAATGGTTTTTAAACTCAAAGGTTATGTGGCGGCCTTTTTGAGCGTGGTTCTGTCAGCCGTTATTGCGGTTTTGGTGTATAAAATGCCTGTTAGCATGGTAGGTTCAAGCTTTCTTTATGGCTTTCTCTATGGCTTATGGCCGATCGCATGGATTATTATTGCGGCGATTTTTTTATACAAACTCAGCGTTAAATCCGGCTATTTTGAAATTTTAAAAGAAAGCGTCCAGTCCATCACTTTAGATCACAGGATTTTAGTGATTTTGATTGGCTTTTGTTTTGGCTCGTTTTTAGAAGGGGCGATCGGCTTTGGAGGGCCTATTGCCATCACCGCAGCGATCTTAGTGGGGTTAGGGTTAAGCCCTTTATATTCTGCCGGGTTATGCCTAATCGCTAACACCGCTCCTGTGGCTTTTGGCGCGGTGGGTATCCCTATAAGCGCTATGGCGAGCGCGGTAGGGGTGCCAGCGATTTTAATTTCAGCCATGACGGGTAAAATCCTCTTTTTTGTGAGCTTGTTAGTGCCGTTTTTTATTGTGTTTTTAATGGATGGCTTTAAGGGGATTAAAGAGACTTTTCCGGCCGTTTTTATTGCGGCTTTTTCTTTCGCTGGCGCGCAATTTTTAAGCTCTAATTATTTAGGGCCAGAATTGCCTGGTATTATTTCAGCCCTTGTTTCACTGGTTGCAACGGCACTCTTTTTGAAATTTTGGCAGCCTAAAGTCATTTTTAGAAGCGATGGCAAAGCGGCTTCATTCACTAAGAGTAACCATCATATCTGTAAGGTTTATGTCGCTTGGTCTCCTTTTGTGATTTTGGTTTTAGTGATTGTGTTATGGATACAGCCTTTTTTTAAAGCTTTATTTGAAAAAGACGGCTTGTTAGCTTTTTCTAATTTTTATTTTGAGTTCAATAACATCAGCAACCACATCTTTAAAAGCCCGCCTTTTGTAGAAGCCAATCAAAGCGTGAGTTTTCCGGTGGTGTTTAAATTTTTCTTAATCAACACGGTTGGCACTTCCATTTTTTTAGCCGCTCTTGTTAGCATGCTCGTTTTAAGGGTGCGAGTGAGCGATGCAGTGAGCGTTTTTGGCGAGACTTTAAAAGAAATGCGCTACCCCATTCTCACTATTGGTTTAGTCTTAAGCTTTGCCTATGTGTCTAATTACAGCGGGATTTCTTCCACTCTAGCCTTAGCGCTCACCCATACGGGTTTGGCTTTTACTTTTTTCTCGCCCTTGATCGGATGGGTAGGCGTGTTTTTAACCGGGAGCGATACAAGTTCTAATCTTTTATTTGGCTCTTTACAGCAACTCACCGCCCAACGATTGCACCTCCCTGAGGTTTTAACCCTGACGGCTAATACCGTGGGTGGGACTTTGGGCAAGATGATAAGCCCTCAAAGCATCGCTATCGCTTGCGCGGCAGTGGGATTAGCCGGGAAAGAGAGCGATTTATTCAAATTCACGGTTAAATACTCCCTTATTTTTGTAGCGATCATGGGAGTCGTGATTAGCGCGATTGCGTATTTGATCCCTGAAGTGGTGCCTGCGATAAAGTAGAGCCATTTTAGATTTAGCAGGGTTTAACCCCCAAATAAATTTTTTTGTTTTAAAAAATTCAAGATTTTAAGCGTCATAGAGCTTATGGGTAAGGTCTCTAAGTCTTTAAGGCTATAAAAACGAACGGGATTTTTTAGATCCTTTATTGCAGCTGAATAGAGGTTTAAATTGAGCTTGAATTTAGTGTGGCTGTGTTTGATAGCGCCTAAAAAGGGGAGCTTGTATTCTAAATTTTCTTTGAGATTAGGGAAATGGTGCATCCCAAAATAGAGTTTTTGCTCTATTTTTTCTAAAGCGATTTGGTTATTTTGGATCACAACGCCCAAGTAACGCTCTTCTTGAATGATCTCTTGTTTTTTCTTAAGCGTGTGTTTTTCTAGGTGGTTTTTACCCAAACAATAAGGATTGAAAGGGCAAATCGCGCATTTGGGTTTAGGGGAGCAGATTAAAGCCCCTAGATCAATTAAGGCTTGGTTGTGATTAAAGCTTTCATTAGGATTGAGGAAATCGTTCGCCTTAATTTGTAAGTCTTTAGCTTGGATATTAGGATCCAAACCAAAAAGCCTTAAAAGCACTCGTTTGATATTAGCATCCACGCATGCGCTCTTTTCTCTAAAACCAAAACATAAAATCGCATTAGCCGTGTATGCGCCAATCCCGGGGAGTTTCAGTAGGCTTTGATAGTCATTGGGTAGTTGTGAGTGGTGTTCTTTCACGCAAATTTCAGCGCTTTTTTTTAAATTTTTAGCCCTTGAATAATAGCCAAGCCCTCTCCAAAGCAATAAAACCTCCTCTAATTGAGCGTTCGCTAAGTCTTTTAAAGTGGGGAAAGCTTCTAAAAAAGGGGAATAAAAACGCTCAACCACCGTGCTGATTTGGGTTTGTTGGCTCATCACTTCGCTGATATAGACTTCATAGGGAGCGTTAATGCCCTTTAAATTCCTAAAGGGTAAATCCTTTCGCCCAAATTCTTCATACCATTTTAAAAGGGCGTTGTGTAAAGTTTCCAACTACAACCACCTATAAGCGATGAATTTAACCCAAGGTGCGCACACGCTTAAAAACACGATTAAATACACAAAGCCAAAAATAAACCCTAATTTCCAAAAATCCTTGCTTGGAATATACCCGCTCCCGTAATAAATGGTGGATGGGCCTGTGCCATAGGGGGTTAAAATCCCCATAATCCCTAAAGAAAGCATTAAAAACAAGCTCAATTCTTGCAAATTGACCCCTTGAATATGCGAACCAATCCCTACAAAAAGTGCGAATAACGCGCTCACATGAGCGGTGATGCTAGCGAAAAAATAGTGCGACAGATAGAATAAGGCTACAATAAACAATACCGCTATTAACGGATCCAAGTGAGCATGCTCTAAAAAATTTTGGGCCGCATTGCCAATAAAATTTAAAAAACCCACATTTTTAAGCCCGCCAGCCATCGTGAGTAGCGATCCCAGTAATAAAAAAATATTGAACGCGCTCTTGTTTTTAATGATGTCTTCATAGCTTACGATCTTACAAAACGCCATTAACACCATGGTAATCAAAGCCGTCGCGCTCGCATGCAAGCCTAAAGGTTTGCCAAAAATCCAACCCAGTAAAGCCAATAAAGTGAGGCTGAGCATTAAAATTTCTTTTAAAGAAAACCTCCCCATGCTTTCTAACTCTTTTTTAGCCCACAAACTCACTTCTTTTGAGCCTTTTAAGGTGGGTTTGCAGGTTTTATACGCCAATAAAGGCACAAGCAAGATCAAAACCACCCCACAAGGCAAGAACGCTAAAAACCACGAAAACCATGAGATTTCATTCACCCCCATTTTGGTAGCGATTTCCATTGCTAAGGGGTTAGGAGCGAGCGCGGTTAAAAACATGGACGAAGTGATGCAAGTTGAAGCCAAAGCGACCCACATCAAATACGCGCCGATTTTGTTAGGGTTATTGTTTGGGGTAGAACCCATTAAGGGCGGGATAGAAGAAACTATGGGATAGAGTATGCCCCCACTTCTAGCGGAGTTGCTAGGGATAAAGGGGGCTAGACACAATTCGCTCAAGCTGATCGCATAGCCCAAACCTAAAGGGGTTTGCCCTAAAAACCTAATCAGTAAAAGAGCGATCCGTTTCCCTAACAAGCTTTTTTCATACCCTAAACCCAAAATAAAAGCGACAAACACAAGCCACACCGTTTTATTCGCATACCCGCTCAAACCCCACGAAATGGCTTTATTAGCGCTCGCTACTTCACTGCTCGCCCCAATTTTTAACGCTATACACAACACTAACGCGCTCAACGCTATCAAACCTGATGGCACCGGCTCTAAAATTAGCCCTATAATCATGCCCATGAAAATACAAAAATAAAGCCATGCGTTAGGGTTTAGCCCATCCGGTGCGCCTAAAAAATACAATAATGCTGCGATGAGAAAAGGGGCAAAGATTGAGAGGGTTTGTTTAATCATAGTGTAGCCTTTAGCCAAAGATAGTAATAATTTGGCTTAAAAATGTCATTCAAATGGGATTGAGTTATTACAATATTACAGAAAAAGATTAAAAATTAAGCTTTTTGAAAAAGATAAAACTTTATAATTATGTTTATCTTTGTTGAATTTACTACAAATAGGAGTATTGCATGCAAGAAAATGTGCCTTTGAGTTATGATTATTCCATTAGCAAATTGTTTCTTTATGCGATGGTTGCCTTTGGGATAATAGGCATGTTAATAGGGATCGTGTTAGCCTTTGAATTGTCTTTCCCTAACTTGAATTACATTGCAGGGGAGTATGGCGTTTTTGGCCGCTTGCGCCCCTTACACACGAATGCGGTGATTTATGGTTTCACTCTTGGGGGGATTTGGGCGAGTTGGTATTATATCGGTCAAAGGGTGCTTAAAATCACTTACCACCAACACCCCTTTTTGAAAATTGTAGGGTTATTGCATTTTTGGCTCTGGATTATTCTTTTAATTCTAGGGGTTATTAGCTTGTTTGCTGGTCTTACTCAATCTAAAGAATACGCTGAATTGATGTGGCCTTTAGATATTATTGTGGTTGTGGCATGGGTGCTGTGGGGGGTTAATATGTTTGGGAGCATGAGCGTTAGGAGGGAGAATACCATTTATGTGTCTTTATGGTATTACATCGCTACTTATGTGGGTATAGCGGTGATGTATATTTTCAATAACCTTTCTGTCCCCACCTATTTTGTCGCTGATATGGGGAGTGTTTGGCATTCTATTTCTATGTATTCAGGCAGTAATGATGCGCTCATTCAATGGTGGTGGGGGCATAATGCGGTCGCTTTTGTCTTTACGAGTGGGGTGATTGGCACGATTTATTATTTC
This window encodes:
- a CDS encoding serine/threonine transporter; this translates as MAQEKAVLRDPKKLNLFDLRWMASLFGTAVGAGILFLPIRAGGHGVWAIMVMSAIIFPLTYLGHRALAYFIGSKDKEDITMVVRSHFGPQWGFLITLLYFLAIYPICLAYGVGITNVFDNFFTNQLHLAPLHRGLLAVVLVSLMMLVMVFNTTIVTHICNALVYPLCLILLLFSLYLIPYWQGANLFVVPSFKEFVLAIWLTLPVLVFSFNHSPIISTFTQNVGKEYGAFKEYKLNQIELGTSLMLLGFVMFFVFSCVMCLSADDFVKAREQNIPILSYFANTLNNPLINYAGPVVAFLAIFSSFFGHYYGAKEGLEGIIIQSLKLKKASKTLSVSVTIFLWLTITLVAYINPNILDFIENLGGPIIALILFVMPMIAFYSVSSLKRFRNFKVDIFVFVFGSLTALSVFLGLF
- a CDS encoding class II 3-deoxy-7-phosphoheptulonate synthase, which codes for MSNTTWSPTSWHSFKIEQHPTYKDKQELERVKKELHSYPPLVFAGEARNLQERLAQAIDNKAFLLQGGDCAESFSQFSANRIRDMFKVVMQMAIVLTFAGSIPIVKVGRIAGQFAKPRSNATEILDNEEVLSYRGDIINGISKKEREPKPERMLKAYHQSVATLNLIRAFAQGGLADLEQVHRFNLDFVKNNDFGQKYQQIADRITQALGFMRACGVEIERTPILREVEFYTSHEALLLHYEEPLVRKDSLTNQFYDCSAHMLWIGERTRDPRGAHVEFLRGVCNPIGVKIGPNASISEVLELCDVLNPHNLKGRLNLIVRMGSKMIKERLPKLLQGVLKEKRHILWSIDPMHGNTVKTSLGVKTRAFDSVLDEVKSFFEIHRAEGSLASGVHLEMTGENVTECIGGSQAITEEGLSCHYYTQCDPRLNATQALELAFLIADMLKKQRS
- a CDS encoding peroxiredoxin, which produces MEKLEVGQLAPDFKLKNSDGVEISLKDLLHKKVVLYFYPKDNTPGCTLEAKDFSTLFSEFEKKNAVVVGVSPDNAQSHQKFISQCSLNVILLCDEDKKAANLYKAYGKRMLYGKEHLGIIRSTFIINTQGVLEKCFYNVKAKGHAQKVLESL
- a CDS encoding LutC/YkgG family protein, translating into MSKELILKRIKEARAKHAIQGANPVYRNIIKVEFEDLVEEYKHFQVLNKAEVIESAKENLEQAILKALENFQSKKVLHSTDLNLNFEAFKDFTLQPYDKEIEAMREELFEIDTALLHGVCGISSLGMIGAVSSHASPRLLSLITLNCIILLKKESIVRNLSEGVQALKNQSQNGVLPTNMLLIGGPSRTADIELKTVFGVHGPQKVAVIFY
- a CDS encoding LutB/LldF family L-lactate oxidation iron-sulfur protein; protein product: MEKYHSDQEYEEIITDQLGDMQLRENLRSAMDTLRANRKNLIKNRYSEWENLRELGKEVKLKILSRLDEYLELFEKNATQNGFKIHYAKDGDEANEIIYNLAKEKNINRILKQKSMASEEIGLNHYLKEKGIQAQETDLGELIIQLINEHPVHIVVPAIHKNRKQIGKIFEEKLNAAYEEEPEKLNAIARKHMRKEFESFKMGISGVNFAIANEGAIWLVENEGNGRMSTTACDVHVAICGIEKLVESFDDAAILNNLLAPSAVGVPITCYQNIITGPRKEGDLDGPKEAHIILLDNNRSNILADEKYYRALSCIRCGTCLNHCPVYDKIGGHAYLSTYPGPIGVVVSPQLFGLNNYGHIPNLCSLCGRCTEVCPVEIPLAELIRDLRADKVGEGRGVVKGAKSTQHSGMEKFSMKMFAKMASDGAKWRFQLKMAQFFSPLGKLLAPILPLVKEWASVRTLPNMDTSLHAKVQHLEGVIYE
- a CDS encoding (Fe-S)-binding protein; protein product: MKVNFFATCLGAAIYSNASLNAIKLLRKENLEVVFKKDQTCCGQPSYNSGYYEETKKVVLYNIKLYSNNDYPIILPSGSCTGMMRHDYLELFEGHAEFNMVKDFCSRVYELSEFLDKKLQVKYEDKGEPLKITWHSNCHALRVAKVIDSAKNLIRQLKNVELIELEKEEECCGFGGTFSVKEPEISAVMVKEKIKDIESRHVDVIVSADAGCLMNISTAMQKMGSLTKPMHFYDFLASRLGL